Part of the Sebastes umbrosus isolate fSebUmb1 chromosome 3, fSebUmb1.pri, whole genome shotgun sequence genome is shown below.
AAACTGCTTTCGGCATCATCTGCTTGACATAAATATAAGATGAGAGACTTGGGAGGTTTGTTTGGAGATACTGTCCTCCAGCCAAATCCATTTTGTGAAGAACAcaggaacaaaaacaagaaaataaaataatacaacgCTTCTTCTAGCTTCCTACTTTCCTCCGAGTGTGGATGAAGATCAATGGATCATGAAGAGATACCTGTGATTTTGCTACCAGAGAACATTTCATGTTGTCATCTTCAAAATGTGAAGGCGGTTGGGACTAAACCTGGAAGGACATTGAAACTGTTATTCATAAATGgttgtacattttcatttttgaatGTTTGAAATTTATGCAGTTATTTAAGAAACTATAGAAGAAACAAAGTTTTTCTTCAGTGCTCGCctaatcatttaaataaagtaaaattattACCATAGACTGGATGTATTTGTGTCCCTGATTCAGATGTCAAAGGGTCAAAATAAACACTTTCTGACTTAAATCAAGTGCTATATAGCCATTCAGATGGTGTTGGTTTTATTTGCAAAAGTTTAGTCATTTCTGAGATTTCTGCTGCTAcagtggaggtgaatggaaATTGGGAAACAGGGACTGTTTCTTTTGTACAAAGTCTTGAGTAACCGAGAAGTTGTTGACACGTCGCACAGTGATGGAATGTAACTGAAGTACATTTGCACGAGTGTTGTTCTTAAGTGCTATTTATAGCTACTTATCAGTGCTGTGAGTAGCCTACCACAAGAGCCCCTTACAGTATAGAGAATATACTGGTGGAGACCTCCTCATGTATTACCCTTGTAATAATCTCACATAGCCTAAATAGTcttagttatgtgaaagaacaacacaagaggAATATATTGTGTATAACAGCCATAACATAAAGaccactgagaggtgaagtgaataacattgattatctcttTACAATGACACCTGGCAGaagggggggatatattagacagcaagtgaacattttgaactttgaactttgtgttggaagcagaaaaaatgggcaagcgtataaggatgtgagcgactttgacaagggccaacttgtgatggctagacgactgggtcaacagaaagtatcttataaataaaaacacatatttgagaaatattgatatcataaataGTAAGAATCTGGAGTTTCTTAAATAGAGGAGCAGAATGGACAGCCACACTCAGATTCTACATTATTAGATACACATAGCTCAGATTATTGCAGTCTAATAAGCCtgcaataaatatgtttttgtttattgtccttttggaggctgtagtttgtggtgatGATGAATTATATTGCCTGAGAGGTCTTTCTAATATAAGTCTACTCTCAAACAAATTGTTAGAGACAgacttttctatttatttatttatttattagacttttattttgtcttcGATGACGTTGCAACGTGTGACATCATCTTCATTGGTTTATCAGTAGTCACGTGGCAGCGTCAAACCCGGAAACGACACCCACAGTTGCTGTAGTTCGGCAGGTATAGGCTCTTTTCTGGTTCTTACCTGCCAGGTGACTGTaagaaatgaaaacaaccaGAAGAAGTGAAACTTGAGATGCTACCAAGACAACATTTTGAGGAATAATTCGGCCTTAATTACACTAATGTGCCGGGAAACGCTGTTTTCTGGCTCTGGACGTGAAGTGGACGATGCACTACTATAgtcacacctgtgtttacctgcTGAGTCTGCTCTGTTGTGGATGTCTCCACCGCGCTGCCTGCCAAGCAGAGCCAGAGACTCCAGACTGGAGGATGACTCTGAAGACGATCCGTAACGGGATACACAAGATAGACACGTACCTGAACGCAGCGCTGGACCTGTTTGGAGGAGATGACGGGCTCTGTCATTATAAGTGCACTGATGGTAATAAACCAGCTGCTTTCtttattctctctttctcacaggGAACAGTTGATTTTGTCAAACACATGtgtaactaataacactaatagtGTTTCATTTAGGAGTGCCTTGTGTCATACAAGCTGGCTTACTAGTACACACCTAaggatattattatattatatatatattaaggatattattatattttatatatatatatatatatatatattatatattaaggatattattaaattatatatatattatatattatggatattattatattatatatatattaaggatattattatattttatatatatatatatatatatatattatatattaaggatattattaaattatatatatattatatattatggatattattatattatatatatatattaaggatattattatattttatatatatatatatatatattatatattaaggatattattaaattatatatatattatatattatggatattattatattatatatatatattaaggatattattatattttatatatatatatatatatatattatatattaaggatattattaaattatatatatattatatattatggatattattatattatatatatatattaaggatattattatattttatatatatatatatatattatatattaaggatattattaaattatatatatattatatattatggatattattatattatatatatattaaggatattattatattatatatatattaaggatattatattatatatatatatattatatattatggatattattatattatatatatattaaggatattattatattgtatatcctcctgggaaccgagtaaaaaaagagtcttccgattaaattgttttgtgtgatttcctttttaaactttattttttttatcttacagcagtagtggactacaggaccatttcagtgtgaaaagactaaaaaaattAACAGATTATGGccgtagagtgatattaaaccaagaatacattcaacttgattaaaaaaaacacatgccatatcactggaaaaCCCATGATGTCCTGTTaacaatacaccaggggttgatagagtaagtcaaaagagtaagaggatatgtccactacagaggacacatgtcaatgggctgggtctcaggaggatatattatatattaaggATATTATTcatacctgtgcttttccttgcTATATGTCAAGTCAATATGAAAGACACTGAATGCTGAGTTTATGTAACACCTGGGAGCCAGAAGATATACATTATCACCCCTTAAGCTGCTCAGTAAGCCATTTGATAGTGGTGTACTAATGTGGTTAtctctgacagcaagataactTGTCTGACAGAACAAGAAACATCTTCACCTTTGCTCCCCTCTCTCACAGGTTACAAGCCGGCAGCTCGCCCTGGATACAAGAACCCACCACCCAACGGATGTGGCTCACCGCTGTTTGGATTTCAGGTAGATCTGACAGATTTGGGAGGTTggagctttcttttttttttttaaactctttttttatttgagaacAAAGAACATGAGGTCATCATGGGTGTTACAATGTCAGATCAcagtacatttttgtaaatacatcTTAATATACAATGTCACACTTCGATCAATCTATTGCAAAAGTATGTGTACACACACTATACAACATGTTTAGTCCACATTATTATAACAAGGTATAGAATATTAGGTATCTGGCtgatatcagtctaatgcacaTATATTGGTATTGGCATTATATTGGCTGATAAGTGTCAAGAAATTGCAGTAAAGACATGCCAAATATATGTTTGAGATAATTTACTAATAGTGTCACCATTCCATAGATGGCACACCTAAGAGTATTGTAAGTTTATTTTTCAAGATCTACCACTTAGTGCATATGTTGGGCACAACTCTTTAATAACCACATTTTAAGGGATCTGCATCATAAATGTTCATTTATGTTATGCGCTAAcataaaaagaatacaaaaacagATATTGGCCAATATGTTGTTATAGATTTTTCTAACTCTCAAATACTGATATCGGTATCGGGCTCAGAAAACCAGCATCAGTCAGGCTTTGTTAAAAATGATTATCTATATTTTCCTCATCTTTTGTCACACATTTGAGCGATGGACAGGAATTGCTCTCTCTTTGTCATTGTGCTATGTTTCATTTATTGTTTAAAGGACTAGTGAGTTGTGCTTTTTGTCATTgctgaaacattatttttcagattttaccAACAAATCACTGAACCATTATCACATCTTTTGAATTGAGGGAAATGCATCATGTCTCCTATCATGTGAATGTCATTCTAAAATACATCATAAAGAGTGACAAATCTGTTTTTGTCCAGTTTGACATAGGCATCCCGTCCATGACCAAATGTTGTAACCAACATGACCGCTGCTATGACACCTGCGGCCGTGAGAAGCACGACTGCGATGAGCAGTTCCAGGACTGCCTCGAGACCATCTGCAGGAATGTGCAAAAGACTCTAGGATTGGCCAAGAGTGTCCAAGGTAAGAGGCTGAGCCAGTGGCCCGATTCCCAATatccacactcacagactcacacactTTGATTTCTGCAAACTTTGCCTGAGGGagttacccacaattcatagctttgtgacattaaacctgcagttaTCAGGGGAAGCCCGCAGgcgttaaagaaaaaaaggtaaacaaagaggaTGGCACGCCTAGCATATTAAATTTACacataaacattaacattaaggacttaagatggtacataaaaaacaaataaaatcagaGAAATGCAAGCATTAGACTATATCActcacctggtttattcatcaactatttattttcattttgcttaatgaagtttgacaaaaacaagtaaattgattatttgacCTCTCGTCTCATAAggcaagagcctggaagacGTTCAAATCAGGcgtaaaaacagaaaataaaaacctaCAATTGGCGTCGTCAAGGAAACGTGATATGTCCCCGCAAAGTTCTGTCCCATTCGATTtctatttataccatttcaagcccttgcagcctctcacactcaaccatttaccaggtgatGTCAGataagtccctgagggttctgGGTTTAAGGCCTCAGGGGGAACATTGGGTTTGGGCCATCATGCTCAAATTAGATGCAGGATGAGATGGGGTTGCATTCTGAACCAGATTAACGAGAATCAGGTGATGGCCTGTAGATAATTGTAGATTATCAGGCACTGTGTGGCAGTGAAACATTAAGTTCTTTTGCATTcttagtttttcttttgttctgaTGTTGCCGATGTAAGCGTGTGTGTTGACacgtcacagtaggaaaagcacaggtgtaaataataaaacaatattgattgcttactgggacactttaATAGAACAGAGTCTTCGTTAATGTTATCAGTAACACCTGGGATTTTCCTACTATGACGAGTCAAAATGTCTAAAAACCAGGTCCACTTCAGttgaacagggccataattaatgttattaattacacctgtttttaccctgcaatgacatgtcaagatggttgctgtgaaaagggcctatgtTATACAATCTAATCGAATGTAGGACTGTTGCACCTGAGAATGCAATCTACTTAAAAAGCGGTGGACTACGGCAAACTTTTAGAACAAAGTATAGGAAAGAAGCTGTGCTTCAGTGGTAGATATTTGTGAAATTTTACAATTACATCTTATAAAATCAACAAATTAATTTCTGCTGTAGTTCAAGGATAAAGATGCATAGCTTGTGCAAGTTAAGTGAGCAAGTGTCGTTGTAAAACACAGTATGTCCAGCAGATGGTAAGATAGAGCTACTTTTTACAAATTGTAAATCTTGACTCATAACAACAACATTGAGCTTGTCATTTTGATCATGAATTAAATTAGTATATTTGTATTGGTCTCATCTTTACTACGGTTTTGAAAATGTCCCAAGTTCTATATTTGAGAATTGAAATTAAATTCTAATCAAACCTGTATTGCCACTTGGCTCTCTATGCTGCATTTTAATTGAATTCttaaaacaaaagtaaacattAAATGCGACTTTAATCTACAATAAAACCTGTATTTGATCAATAATGCATGCtatatttaaatacacacaaaacagtTTTTGACTCACTTACAGTGAGGTGTTAGCAGGTGCCTGTTTTTAAAACAGCTCACCTTTCCCCTGTTGTGTATTACCTCATGTTTGTCTTCTTGTTCTCTCTTGTCCTTCTTGGCAGCTTGTGAGTCAGCGGTGACTCTGCTGTTTGACGCTGTTATGCACATGGGATGTAAGCCGTACCTGGACAGCCAGAGAGagtcttgtgtgtgtcagtatgaAGTGAAAAAGGAACTGTGACACCGCCGCAGGATCAAGACTGTGGAACGGACTGATTCATAAGAACAACACTGACCGAGGGATGCCAGCAATAAAGATCCCTTTCAGATTGTCTCAGGGATAGAGCATCTTTGGCCTGCACTGACTTGTGTTCATCACCGCCCTTTTATTGGAGTTTGTAGTATGTATGTAGACATCTATTAGACAAAGTGAATGTGAAAATACCAAGAGgacagttaacagttaatagCTTTCCTGcagttaattatttatattttgttattactGTGTTATGTGTTTGTCCTGTGATGGACTGGAAGCTGTGTATTCAGGGTTTCCCTGGCTTTTGGATGCTTGGGTTACACCCGACACTTTATTTTATGGATTTCTAACTTCCTAATAATTCATGAAATTAATTGGTTTCATGATAATTAAGAAAAAATATGGAATTTGGCACTGATTTTGggtaaaacacagacaacgTAAATTGAGCTGTACTTAGGAAGTTTTTCTGAAGACGAGCTGctactaacaattattttcattgttgattaatctgtcgattattgtctcgattaatcgattagttgtttggtctataaaatgtcagaaaacgctgaaacgtcctcaaatgtcttgttttgcccacaactcaaagatattcagtttactgtcatagaggagtaaagaaaccagaaaatattcacatttaagaagctggaatcagagaatttcgatttatttttctttaaaaaaaattactcaaacccattatcaaaatagttggcgattaattcaaTTGTTGACAACTAAGCGATAAATCCTTGCAGCTCTACTGGAGACCAACAACAGCTTTTAAACACAGCATAACAATATAATCTGACTAAAATAACAGTTTCAGAcctttgtctttattttccCTGTAATTAGCACAACATTTATATAGTTCTGTCCAGGAAACTCTCAATACATTATTTaggaaataacataaaataaaacattactgCCCCGTCCCCCCTCCCATAACACTAATAGCAACATGTgatgaataataatacaataatatctGTTTCTACAGCATCTAAAAACAATGGTGGTTTTCCCTTTAGAAaatatgtagaatatttgtaaaatatgacaTGATGGGGAAAGCACTGGTGCACTCAATTGATGCCAATGTGATAACACTGTAGAGAAAAGCTGTGTTAAActgtcataaaaataaataaacatgcttttATTGATAATTCTGTGTCAGCTGTCATCTTAGACATTTTTGTATGAACTGTTTCTTGTAAGAAGCGTTCAGAGTGGAGTCAAGGGACCACTGAGGATCTGTGACTCAGCTTCCATTGATCCCAAGAGAATAAAACACATCATCTATTTGAAGTTATTCATGTGAGAGAAAGGCTATGTCAGCTCtatccacagagacaggtggagatagagcaacatttcctgctacaatgtagcacatatgaagaaattaggaacaaaaatctttacaaaaattaaatgtaaactccaagattttgattccctctctgaccaaaataaaatacaacatttactTGGATAAAATAGTGTCATcgccatagaagctgcaggatatgtcagtgcatgtcacctCCTAAgagacatcaacaacaacacattataGATGGAACTCAcactctgtcttttatttactccgctacttcattttttttttttacatttatcctttgatattgcaatatattgttattaattgttttttatttgtttgttttattgacacaacaaaacatgaattatttatttattgttttcttccatttacatgcatgttcttttaaAATATCtacatattgtaatttgctttatgaattgtatatatgtatatatatgtttttgtttttattttgttcttttttaatttgtatttattattgaattattgttcacctgacagtcatgccaataaagcaaattgaattgaattgaattgaaagacACTGGAAAAGAGTGGATTAGATGTTAAAACCTCGTAATTTCTTCGGATGCACTAACCTTAATCtcacttttttgttgtttactaTATATTAAATCCCTGTACTTAAATGTTTGATGAGTCGCTGTTGCAAGGTTGCAATGCGGCCAAagcctatagaaggaggctaGGACACGGGCGGGCAtcggtcttggggtatggggtatgacgcatgcgcagtgtaactgaagctgcggtcttGCGTTTTGATTGGCTAGTGCAGACCAGATTatactgcgcatgtgtggtaCCCCCGAGCTATGACGTATTGATGACGCGTGTCttagcctcctttctataggcctttaTGGCAAACACGGAAGTCCTGGCAGCTGTTGACCTTTGACTGACAGGCGGTGAGAGCCAATCGTGTTCTCCGGTTGTCACTTTCAGCCAATGAGATTCCGAGGGGGGAGGGGCTTACGTGGTGACTCGTCGGTGTTGCCTTGACGAAGCAGATTAATTTCTCAGTGGAGTCAGTCGGAGTGAAGACAGACAACCTGTAAACATGTCAAACACGGCAGGAGACGGAGGTAGAGGTAATGAATTCACTTATATGTGTTAATTAAAAGTAGATATAACTTGTTGACTTCTGCGTGCGACCTtttaaaagttagaaaaatcaaAACATGTTAATGTAGCAGCTCTGTGTTTACTATCGTTTACTGTGATCTTACAGAGGAGTTATCTCACCTTTACTATCAGTCTGGTTTCATTAAAGTCAGACACAACGTAACTACAACATGTTTGACAGGTTTTTAATGTCATTCTGAATGTCAGGACTTtatctctgtttctctcaccTTCCCAGGAAGTGTTGCTAGAGGCAacaagacagaaacagacagggCGGGTGAGTTACAcactgttactgctactgttactgttattaAAGCTTCTGCTCAATCCTCTTTGCTCTTAACCAAAGCAAAAgtttattttcttacatttgctgctagAAAACATATATTACTACAGTGGATTAGTGATAAGAAacgtaaaaaaagtaaaagtagatcAGATCTACAACATTTGGTAGCCCTATCTGAATTATGTTGGACCTGATCTCTCCtccattatctcacaaggagtCTCTTGGACATGAACTCTTATATCCTTTGTATTccctgcactatggactatttcctatgacctcctatatacattttttgatctgagctgtaccagtgtttgtttgtttgttattgtttttttttttttttattattattattcttattgtgtttgtgaaaataagaaaacccaataaacatattatatatataaacaaaaaaaacaaagcaaaagtgaaacaaacagGGTAAATATGTAAAGAATAATTTTGGTTTCTGATTAGTGAAGCCAAAGTACAGTCAATTTACATTCAGTGAGATTAATCATTAACTCTAATTGCCTCGATTATGCTGAAGACAGGATGTAATTTCCCCACATATCCTgtcatatacacatacacatatataaatataaaaggaGAAATCACACACGTAAAagtaaaatgataatctaagcaTCCAATTGTGCAGTTGAAATATAGAGCTTAAATataaacttaattaaaaatataaaatagtaatgtacatttgtaatttagttgatGACAGTATTTTACACTATTACTACCACTGTTTAAAGCTTGTGTAGTGTTATTCAAGTTTATGGTGAATCCTCTTTGCTCTTAACAAAAAGCAGAAGTGAAACAAAACAGGGTAAATATGTAAAGAAAGCAGGTTTTATTATCAGTGAAGCCAAAGTACAGTCAATTTGCAGTGAGTGAGATTAATCATTTACTTTACTGCTGCAAGGTTTATTTGTgatttgtcaattccagcaaagcagtcattggaaatgaaaatctttggtctcaggttccttcaacaatactcataaaatatgtatatatatatatatatatatatatatatatataagaggaGAAATCACAcatgtaaaagtaaaaatgataatctaaggcatacaatagtgcagttaaaatatagAGCTTTAATATAAacttaattaaatataaaatagtaatgtgcATTTGTTATTTAGTtgatgacagtatttcagatgggaaaactgaatgtaaacaggatgcatgtatatgcatgatgaaaAGTAATATATGTaaacagaggtgtaaacaggcatgtagtatgtaataatgagaagtacttaaaatatatatacaatatatatatatacatacatatatatacagaggtgtaaacaggactGTAGTGTGCCTAAAGAAGTagtacatatatttatatattcaattcaattcaatttcaattagaaacacctctcagtgTACAGCATCCAAAATGACCATTAGGTTGAATATACActtcagtaaaaaaagaaactgaacattataaccttttaTGAAGGTAGGGCTTTATTGCGTGACTTTATTGGTTTGTGTAACTCATAAACTGCCAAAAACTGGTTGTATACAAGCTAAGATATGTGCAAATAttgatttacatgttttttaaaagtcagaTAATATCTTCCAAGTTGTCAAACACAACCTAGCTGCTGCCTTTAGCACACAAAGTCTGACCTACATATCTGTAGGGTGGGGTATATGGAGGTGTCACTTTTGGCCTCTGTTCTTTTAGCAGCTTTTGCCATCTTTCTCCACCTGTCACCCAGCTATTGAAGGCCATGAGTGACTCTAAAGCTGGTGGGACAATGGCTGCTTGACCCCATATACCAGCAGCAGTGGAGCAATTCATGCACCTGTAGTTGTGCTGCTTAACAAAGAAGCCTGAAAAGCTcaatcctcctcctctgtatTTTTGGCAACTTCAACCACAcatttgtgatatttaaaaaaagctgtAAAGTCAGACTTTTCAGTGCATTGTTTAGTATATTCTACATTGTTGCATGGGTTATtcatgtatgttttgttttctatagCGTGCACGGAGAACCTAACAGAGACTGATGCCTTCATCAGAAGGTAAACTGTTTCCTCTTGTTTGTGTGGTTATCAGCGTGAAATTCACACCTCCCTCGGGTTTAGCACTCCGCCTTATGTTGTCTTTGTTTCTGTTCTCTTTTTCATCATGAAACAGCTCTTTAGCTTTGGATCCTGCAGAGGAGTACAAGATGGACAACAAACACCGAGGCGTTGCACTCATCTTTAACCAGGAGCGCTTCTTCTGGCGCCTGGGGTTAAGTGACCGGCATGGAACCAATGCAGACCGCTACAACCTGGAGAAAAGGTATCACTTCCTAGCCAGCTGCTGGAGAGGGAACATTGCGTTCTGCAACTGTGTGTTTTAAGAACTTGTCTGTACTTGTTCAGTGATTGTAAGACTTTCCTTCACCTCTCTTTTAGACTGAGGGATCTAAACTTTGATGTTCAGGCTTGTGATAACTACAAACAGGTGGAAGTGTTGGATAAAATCAGTGAAGGTAAGCACGTGCATGATCACTTATGACACTCAAATGACtaaatatacaccgatcagccataacattaagaccactgacaggtgaagtgaattacattgattatctcgctacaatggcacctggcagtgggtgggatatattagacagcaagtgaacattttgaactttgaactgtgtgttggaagcagaaaaaatgggcaagcgtaaggatgtgagcgactttgacaagggacAAGTtttgatggctagacgactgggtcagagcatctccagaactgcagctcttgtgggatgttcccggtctgcagtggtcaggacctaccaaaagtggtccaaggaaggtgaaccggtgaaccggcgacagggtcagacccaaggctcattgatgcacgttgggagcgaaggctggcccgtgttgtccaatccaatagaagagctaccgTAGCtccaattgctgaaaaagtgaatgctggttccgatagaaaggtgtcagaacacacagtgcatcgcagtttgttgcataTGGGACTGCGTAACTGCAGATCgatcagggtgcccatgctgtcctaatgttatggctgatcggtgtatattcaGGAGGCAGAGCAACATCATTACTATAGTTTAACAACTAACAAATACCTGATGTCCCACCAGCCGCAGAGGCTAACCATTCAGACGCAGACTGCTTTTTGCTCGTCTTCCTGAGCCACGGCGAGAATGATCACGTTTACACCTACGATGGCAAGATCAGCATTCAGGATATCACATCCCTGTTCAAAGGAGACAAGTGCAGAAGCCTCGTAGGAAAGCCGAAGATCTTTATATTACAGGTACACGCATAAAGAAACCCCAGTCAAATCCATCGGCATATGGCAACATGCAGCGTTacctgtttttttaatgctttactTGGAAATCCGTAGTTCTTATAAATAGAGTCAAAGTGAACGTGGCTGTGTCTGTCACTAGGCATGCCGCGGAGACAAGCACGATGAACCAGTGACTGCCTGTGATGCCGTGGACAGCGAGCTGAATGAGGTCGTAGTGGACGCCAGCGCCGTACACACCCTCCCTGCTGGGGCTGATTTCATCATGTGCTactctgtggctgaaggtgagTCGGCAGGGATGTTTCACTTTCTTAGTCTGCTCTTGTCGCATTCAACACATGCTGCaaatagagaaaac
Proteins encoded:
- the pla2g12a gene encoding group XIIA secretory phospholipase A2, coding for MHYYSHTCVYLLSLLCCGCLHRAACQAEPETPDWRMTLKTIRNGIHKIDTYLNAALDLFGGDDGLCHYKCTDGYKPAARPGYKNPPPNGCGSPLFGFQFDIGIPSMTKCCNQHDRCYDTCGREKHDCDEQFQDCLETICRNVQKTLGLAKSVQACESAVTLLFDAVMHMGCKPYLDSQRESCVCQYEVKKEL
- the LOC119485639 gene encoding caspase-6-like — encoded protein: MSNTAGDGGRGSVARGNKTETDRAACTENLTETDAFIRSSLALDPAEEYKMDNKHRGVALIFNQERFFWRLGLSDRHGTNADRYNLEKRLRDLNFDVQACDNYKQVEVLDKISEAAEANHSDADCFLLVFLSHGENDHVYTYDGKISIQDITSLFKGDKCRSLVGKPKIFILQACRGDKHDEPVTACDAVDSELNEVVVDASAVHTLPAGADFIMCYSVAEGYYSHRETINGSWYVQDLCELLQKYGNHLEFTELLTLVNRKVSMRSVGNSSDRNAIGKKQVPCFASMLTKKLYLRPKQ